In the genome of Paenibacillus pabuli, one region contains:
- a CDS encoding ABC transporter ATP-binding protein, with protein sequence MWTLKRFLTPYKSAAILAPLLMVLEVTMDLLQPKLMSSIVDDGVLAGNLSHIVTTGLFMLLFALIGWVGGAGCTLFSSKAAVGYGTDLRQELFDHIQKFSFRNLDTFQEGSLITRLTSDITQMQTFVQMLLRMFIRSPMLIIGSIIMAFTISVKLALILILSVPILFIILYILISASYPLFASVQNKLDKVNAVLQENLAGIRVVKAFARARQEKKRFQQANEDYTHTAVKAWRIVSLNAPVLSLMLNATIVAVLWFGGFQVVGGDIAAGDLIAFINYVTVVLSSLTSIGMMMMSFSRAKVSAARINEVLHTQPDIRSGDDVSRKGAGQVEFKDVYFRYDGEHTLSGITLTARPGEKVALLGSTGSGKTSLVQLIPRLYDASQGDVLVNGVNVRNWDLQDLRSRVSIVLQESILFSGSIRDNICFGRPDATEAELRAAAQAAAADQFIMNLKDGYDTELGQRGVNLSGGQKQRISIARALLMQPEVLILDDSTSAVDLRTEASIQKALHSLMKNSTTFLIAQRISSVKDADCIYVLDEGEIVASGTHEHLMAHSSHYQSIYYSQQRKEDVQFG encoded by the coding sequence TTGTGGACGTTAAAACGATTTCTTACCCCATATAAGTCAGCGGCTATTCTTGCTCCGCTGCTCATGGTTCTTGAGGTTACCATGGATCTGCTTCAGCCCAAGCTGATGTCCAGCATTGTGGATGATGGTGTTCTTGCAGGGAACCTGTCCCACATCGTGACTACAGGTTTATTTATGCTTCTTTTTGCGTTAATCGGATGGGTTGGCGGTGCAGGATGTACGCTGTTTTCAAGCAAAGCTGCTGTTGGATACGGCACCGATCTGCGCCAGGAATTGTTTGACCATATCCAGAAGTTCTCGTTCCGTAACCTGGATACCTTCCAGGAGGGTTCGCTCATCACTCGCCTGACGAGTGATATCACCCAGATGCAGACCTTTGTACAGATGCTTCTGCGCATGTTTATCCGTTCGCCGATGCTGATTATCGGCAGTATTATTATGGCGTTTACGATCAGTGTTAAACTGGCGCTCATTCTCATTTTGTCCGTGCCGATTCTGTTTATTATTTTATACATCCTGATCTCCGCTTCCTATCCGCTGTTTGCCAGCGTTCAGAACAAGCTCGACAAGGTGAACGCCGTTCTTCAGGAGAATCTTGCCGGCATTCGTGTCGTCAAAGCTTTTGCACGCGCACGTCAGGAGAAGAAGCGTTTCCAGCAAGCCAATGAAGACTATACCCATACGGCAGTGAAAGCCTGGCGCATCGTATCGCTTAATGCGCCGGTATTAAGCCTGATGCTGAATGCGACCATTGTAGCGGTGCTGTGGTTTGGGGGCTTTCAGGTGGTCGGAGGCGATATTGCCGCCGGGGATTTGATTGCTTTTATCAACTACGTAACGGTTGTACTCTCTTCGCTCACTTCAATCGGCATGATGATGATGAGCTTCTCCCGCGCCAAAGTGTCTGCAGCACGCATCAACGAGGTGCTTCACACGCAGCCTGATATCCGATCGGGAGATGATGTGTCTCGTAAAGGAGCAGGTCAAGTGGAATTCAAGGACGTCTATTTCCGCTATGATGGAGAACATACCCTCTCCGGAATTACACTGACAGCTCGCCCCGGAGAAAAAGTGGCCCTGCTCGGATCTACAGGATCAGGCAAAACCTCACTTGTACAGCTGATCCCCCGCTTGTATGATGCGTCACAGGGTGACGTGCTCGTGAATGGAGTGAACGTGCGTAACTGGGATCTCCAGGATCTTCGCAGCCGTGTGTCCATCGTATTACAGGAGTCCATCCTGTTCAGCGGCAGCATCCGGGATAACATCTGCTTCGGCAGACCTGATGCAACGGAAGCCGAACTGCGAGCGGCAGCTCAAGCGGCTGCTGCTGATCAATTTATTATGAATTTGAAAGATGGATATGACACGGAGCTGGGTCAGCGAGGGGTCAATCTCTCGGGTGGACAGAAGCAGCGGATTTCTATTGCTCGTGCCCTGCTCATGCAGCCAGAGGTTCTGATTCTGGACGACAGCACCAGTGCCGTCGATCTGCGTACCGAAGCAAGCATTCAGAAGGCGCTTCATTCACTAATGAAAAACAGCACCACCTTCCTGATTGCACAACGGATCTCTTCCGTGAAGGATGCAGACTGTATTTACGTGCTTGATGAAGGCGAAATCGTGGCAAGTGGTACACATGAGCACCTCATGGCCCATTCGTCACACTACCAATCCATCTATTATTCGCAGCAGCGGAAGGAGGACGTTCAATTTGGCTAA
- a CDS encoding MarR family winged helix-turn-helix transcriptional regulator, with product MKSARNERLMGQLSELVKLQRYKVHEKLVNHPELYPGQPPLLFQLEREDGQTQKQLAEQLRRAPATVTVMLKRMESSGFVRREADPKDLRSLRVYLTDQGRDALKELREVFQELDRQAQKDFTPEESQLMSALAQRMVQNLREY from the coding sequence ATGAAATCAGCTCGAAATGAACGGTTAATGGGTCAGTTATCTGAACTCGTCAAGCTACAGCGATACAAGGTTCATGAGAAGCTTGTCAACCACCCTGAGTTATATCCCGGGCAGCCGCCACTGCTGTTCCAGCTTGAACGGGAAGATGGGCAGACCCAGAAACAACTGGCTGAACAGCTTCGCCGAGCGCCTGCAACGGTTACGGTAATGTTGAAACGCATGGAAAGCTCGGGGTTTGTACGACGTGAGGCCGACCCGAAGGATCTGCGCAGTCTGCGTGTCTACCTGACCGATCAGGGTCGTGATGCGCTTAAGGAACTGAGAGAAGTGTTTCAGGAGCTTGATCGCCAAGCCCAGAAAGATTTTACCCCGGAGGAATCGCAGCTCATGTCAGCACTCGCCCAGCGCATGGTTCAGAATCTGCGAGAATATTAA
- a CDS encoding DUF418 domain-containing protein codes for MKRIALLDILRGFAIIGTLGTNIWLFAYLGDLNKMFSHPLEPWWSSGDQLLQTMMMMLVNGKFLGLLTLLFGAGMEMKRQKAQREGYTWPGVYIWTCVLLLIDGLLHYTLVMEYDVLMSYAITGMIVSFIINRSRRFILIVMGITGGVHLIGITGITALLAMESGSAFNGMDTITSLYASGTWWEQVMFRLNNFGFFRTESIAIIPLNVFLFLLGALLMRAQIFSDHDSGRLKRRNLMIVGLAAGIPLNLLLLVPGGIMDLFVRYISAPVLTLGYLGLIAYMMNKNIFPRLFNRFGEIGKMALSCYILQNIIASALFYGWGLGLGGQLSSLLILLTWASICVVLMIFSHFWLRRFRQGPVEWLWRKLSISPAAKDTSRSTPM; via the coding sequence ATGAAACGAATCGCTTTATTGGATATTCTCAGAGGTTTTGCCATTATCGGAACATTGGGGACGAACATCTGGCTGTTTGCATACTTAGGTGATCTGAACAAAATGTTTAGTCATCCGCTTGAGCCGTGGTGGAGTTCAGGGGACCAACTGCTGCAAACGATGATGATGATGCTCGTCAATGGCAAATTTCTCGGACTGCTCACGCTACTCTTTGGGGCTGGCATGGAGATGAAGCGGCAAAAAGCCCAGCGTGAAGGCTACACTTGGCCTGGTGTCTACATCTGGACATGCGTACTTTTGCTGATTGATGGTTTGCTGCATTACACGCTGGTCATGGAATACGATGTTCTGATGAGTTATGCCATTACAGGCATGATCGTCTCCTTCATCATTAATCGCTCCCGTCGTTTCATTCTGATCGTGATGGGCATCACAGGTGGCGTGCATCTGATTGGGATTACCGGAATTACGGCATTATTGGCGATGGAATCCGGTTCAGCCTTCAATGGCATGGACACGATCACCAGTCTATACGCCTCGGGCACGTGGTGGGAGCAAGTGATGTTCCGTCTGAACAACTTCGGTTTCTTCCGCACGGAATCCATTGCCATCATTCCACTCAATGTGTTCCTCTTCCTGCTGGGAGCGCTACTTATGCGGGCTCAAATATTTTCAGATCATGACTCCGGGCGCCTCAAACGTCGTAACTTAATGATTGTGGGACTTGCCGCAGGCATTCCTCTTAACCTGCTCCTACTGGTTCCTGGTGGGATTATGGACCTGTTCGTCCGTTATATTAGCGCTCCCGTGCTTACTCTTGGTTACTTGGGACTGATTGCTTATATGATGAACAAAAATATATTCCCTCGCCTCTTTAACCGTTTTGGCGAAATCGGCAAGATGGCTCTGAGCTGTTATATTTTGCAGAATATAATCGCCTCCGCCCTCTTCTATGGATGGGGTCTTGGACTCGGTGGACAGCTTTCCTCCCTGCTCATTTTGCTAACGTGGGCCAGCATCTGTGTAGTGTTAATGATCTTCTCCCACTTCTGGCTGCGCAGATTTCGTCAAGGTCCGGTCGAGTGGCTATGGCGTAAGTTGTCCATCTCACCTGCAGCTAAAGATACTTCACGTTCCACCCCCATGTAA
- a CDS encoding NUDIX domain-containing protein produces the protein MTHDGNSDPNPLDHQNHVNISEQQFLETYDAGDYERPSVTVDMLVFTIRSETQENYRKLAEPELQLLLIRRGGHPYIGQWALPGGFVSMQESLEDAARRELYTETGLDDIYLEQLYTWGDVHRDPRTRVISCSYMALVDSSELQLQAGDDASEAGWFRMEQRLLEEKRHIHELGRVTERRVQLMLTNGTEELTAIVETKETVEGRVRSSNITVNEVQGIAFDHAKIIYYALERLRAKVEYTDIAFNLMPETFTLTALQKVYETISGKKLLAAAFRRKIADWVIETGEYTGNAGHRPSRLYKLNPERLAP, from the coding sequence ATGACACATGATGGTAATTCTGATCCAAATCCATTGGACCATCAGAATCACGTGAATATAAGTGAACAACAGTTTCTTGAAACCTATGACGCAGGCGATTACGAACGTCCCTCCGTAACGGTGGATATGTTGGTATTTACAATACGAAGTGAGACGCAGGAGAACTACCGCAAGCTTGCGGAACCTGAGCTCCAGCTGCTGCTGATCCGTCGTGGCGGTCATCCCTATATAGGACAGTGGGCTCTTCCGGGAGGATTTGTCTCCATGCAGGAATCGTTGGAAGATGCCGCCAGGCGGGAACTGTATACGGAAACGGGACTGGATGATATTTATCTGGAGCAGCTGTATACCTGGGGGGATGTGCATCGTGATCCGCGTACGCGTGTCATCAGCTGTTCCTACATGGCGCTGGTCGACAGCAGTGAGCTGCAGCTTCAGGCTGGCGACGATGCCAGCGAAGCGGGATGGTTCCGAATGGAGCAGCGGCTTCTGGAGGAGAAACGTCATATTCATGAGCTTGGACGCGTGACGGAGCGCAGGGTGCAGTTGATGTTGACCAATGGAACTGAGGAATTAACGGCTATTGTTGAGACAAAGGAAACCGTGGAAGGCAGAGTACGCAGCAGCAATATTACGGTGAACGAAGTTCAAGGCATTGCTTTTGACCATGCAAAAATCATTTATTACGCGCTGGAACGTCTGCGGGCCAAGGTAGAATATACGGATATTGCTTTTAATCTGATGCCGGAGACATTTACATTAACCGCTCTTCAGAAAGTATACGAGACCATCAGTGGCAAAAAACTGCTGGCTGCCGCTTTCCGGCGCAAAATCGCCGATTGGGTCATCGAAACGGGGGAGTATACGGGGAATGCAGGCCATCGGCCATCCCGTTTATACAAACTGAACCCGGAAAGATTGGCCCCATAA